From one Shewanella sp. GD04112 genomic stretch:
- a CDS encoding glutathione binding-like protein, which translates to MIDLYTAATPNGFKISIALEEMGLDYRVHKLDFNTNEQKQPEFLAINPNGRIPAIIDRDNQDFVVFESGAILLYLAEKTGKFLPADPKKRSQVIQWLMFQMSGVGPMMGQANVFYRYFPEKIPAAIERYQKEGRRLFEVMNTQLAKHQYLAGDEYTIADIATWPWVRIHEWSGINMEGLTHLQRWLDELALRPACQKGIVTPPPSVLSDEERAKQIQKMVTK; encoded by the coding sequence ATGATTGATTTATATACCGCCGCGACCCCGAACGGTTTTAAAATTTCCATCGCGCTCGAAGAAATGGGTCTCGACTACCGAGTGCATAAGCTAGATTTCAACACTAACGAACAGAAACAGCCTGAGTTTCTCGCCATTAACCCTAATGGCCGTATTCCAGCCATTATCGACCGAGATAACCAGGACTTTGTGGTGTTCGAGTCCGGCGCAATTCTTCTGTATCTGGCGGAAAAAACAGGTAAGTTTTTGCCAGCGGATCCTAAAAAGCGCTCACAGGTCATTCAATGGCTCATGTTCCAAATGAGCGGTGTTGGCCCAATGATGGGTCAAGCTAACGTGTTTTACCGTTACTTCCCCGAAAAAATCCCCGCGGCCATTGAACGTTATCAAAAAGAAGGTCGACGTTTGTTTGAGGTAATGAATACCCAGTTAGCCAAACATCAATATCTGGCCGGTGATGAATACACCATTGCCGATATCGCGACTTGGCCTTGGGTTCGCATCCATGAATGGAGCGGCATCAATATGGAAGGACTCACTCACTTACAGCGTTGGTTAGACGAGCTAGCCCTGCGCCCCGCTTGCCAAAAAGGCATAGTGACACCTCCGCCTTCGGTCTTAAGTGACGAAGAGCGTGCAAAACAAATCCAGAAGATGGTGACTAAGTAG
- a CDS encoding RsmB/NOP family class I SAM-dependent RNA methyltransferase, with product MGNPNGLSSAIMASTVNIEPQTLAQKRGLSYANTIKLLFDEILNTKQPADRVLANYFREHKKHGSKDRKVIRESLFSLFRWWGWFKATGDHQQAPQFFAMLSASALIEAHPWQDIAQAWHELAQSPVDYQQLQSLSVNSLTDKLALVRQQFPEVSFELTDLLPEWFWQVCPIAPELRPNLIEAMSSRPPIWGRAQGIDSQSAVKQLQALEIDASLSPYFADAINLGTKSMNLNEISLYKEGKIEIQDLASQVIGQICAPEPWQHWWDACSGAGGKTLQLRSLMQTAATKQNPLVGSIVSSDIRAHALEELSKRAQRARFDGISIARWRSDALPVDANHFDGVLVDAPCSCTGTWRRNPDMRWLDSLDAVTDKAALQLDILSRSSKAVKQGGSLVYATCSLSPVENEQVVCAFLQQHPEFSLVPIRHPFTGEQTEMLTVWPFEANTDGMFVARMQHKQ from the coding sequence ATGGGCAATCCAAACGGCTTATCATCAGCAATCATGGCATCAACAGTGAATATCGAACCGCAAACCCTCGCGCAAAAACGCGGTTTAAGTTATGCCAATACCATTAAGTTATTGTTCGACGAGATTTTAAATACCAAGCAACCCGCCGACCGAGTGCTCGCGAACTACTTTAGGGAACATAAAAAGCACGGTTCTAAGGATCGCAAAGTGATCCGCGAATCCTTATTTAGCCTGTTCCGTTGGTGGGGCTGGTTTAAAGCCACGGGCGATCATCAACAGGCGCCCCAATTTTTTGCCATGCTCAGTGCGAGCGCCTTAATCGAAGCCCATCCGTGGCAAGATATCGCCCAAGCCTGGCATGAGCTCGCCCAATCGCCAGTTGATTATCAACAACTTCAATCCCTTAGCGTTAACAGCTTAACGGATAAGTTGGCACTGGTACGGCAGCAATTTCCCGAAGTGTCCTTCGAACTCACAGATTTATTACCCGAATGGTTTTGGCAGGTCTGCCCGATTGCCCCAGAGTTGCGTCCAAATCTCATCGAAGCCATGTCTAGCCGCCCACCGATTTGGGGACGCGCGCAGGGAATAGATAGCCAATCGGCAGTCAAACAACTGCAAGCGCTAGAGATAGATGCGAGCCTCAGCCCCTATTTTGCAGATGCCATTAACCTTGGCACTAAGAGCATGAATCTCAATGAAATATCACTCTATAAAGAGGGCAAAATTGAGATCCAGGATCTAGCCTCACAAGTGATAGGTCAAATTTGTGCACCAGAGCCCTGGCAACACTGGTGGGATGCCTGCAGTGGCGCAGGCGGAAAAACCTTGCAATTGCGATCACTGATGCAAACGGCCGCGACTAAGCAAAACCCATTAGTAGGCTCAATTGTCTCATCAGATATTCGCGCCCACGCCTTAGAAGAACTCAGCAAACGTGCCCAGCGGGCAAGATTTGATGGCATCAGCATTGCGCGCTGGCGCAGTGATGCACTGCCGGTCGATGCCAACCATTTTGATGGGGTTTTAGTCGACGCGCCCTGTAGCTGCACGGGCACCTGGCGCCGTAATCCCGATATGCGCTGGCTCGACAGCCTCGATGCCGTCACAGATAAAGCAGCACTCCAACTGGATATTTTAAGCCGCAGCAGTAAGGCGGTAAAACAGGGCGGAAGCTTAGTCTATGCTACTTGCTCATTGTCGCCTGTAGAAAATGAGCAAGTGGTTTGCGCCTTTTTACAACAACATCCCGAGTTCAGCCTAGTGCCAATCCGCCACCCCTTTACCGGCGAACAAACAGAAATGTTGACCGTGTGGCCCTTCGAAGCCAACACAGATGGAATGTTTGTGGCGCGTATGCAACACAAGCAGTAG
- a CDS encoding NAD(P)-binding protein, with product MEKQRPDFIYPPGSMLMHSPLVLNKADMYGFFLKGKLANLQRSIDKTLNQVAGSVMYFKVLSPYVLTTFTQIEKAYSEHPTDRAKGWIQETDIITWVMVGRQDNSNSASISHVYFQPLHIWVNDAMALINGRELFGYPKYLCEYTMPAVGEPLTRLSLATKSFLHFSPDTELAMHPLIEVNCNAKPEAQLTTLEAIAQTWQLFKEQTDFIPELDKLGEEQLFHLLFKPAIDQVFLKQFPDASGQKAVYQAITAAPAQVNKVHSVALLENDFVATIFDNASFPLKETLGVEVGEQHVLLPYHVNFDFEVPPGEVLVDNSEIKKQKIAILGGGVAAMTAACYLTDRPGWQNQYEIDVYQLGWRIGGKGASGRNAAMGQRIEEHGLHIWFGFYQNACALMRKAYEELDRPPEAPLATFFDAFKPHNFIVLQEEINGRSVSWPITFPTLPGIPGDGTETLTFWKVVKAAFAWIKKWLKDMDSLLEADEKAMATPKNWLDISWFERLKDKLEDSVDDAMESLDALGDKLECHFNQMIGRECDEHVHSESDDGLVESAVDALHQRLVKRFSDHLDTNDELRHLYIAVDLGLSILKGMFADDVFEKGFDAINDYDYREWLTKHGASQQYTVDSAPVRGFYDLVFAYEKGNFDKPNVEAGTIIRSMLRIALCYQGGVMWKMQAGMGDVVFTPYYEVLKRRGVNFHFFNRVDNLECRDNSIQAIEITEQVALAPSVKDYNPLVDVKGLACWPSTPNYDQLEPDQAALLKAHDINLEHFWSDWDNLYEAQFGQALPKKRLQKGVDFDKVIFGLSLGSVPHVASEVMAQSPALKTCVDKVQTVATQAYQLLMNQDLNGIGWPNYSEDDEQPVLSGFTEPFDTWASMDQLLDKEDWRGIEPKNASYFCSALPVDAYPPRTDIGFQQRKTAEAKAGAINQLNTEIHKLWQQVGDSFPWEWLHDEQQRQGEARFDSQYWRANVDPSERYVLSVKGSSQYRITTDGTGIDNLYMTGDWIKTGLNAGCVEAATMAGMHTAKAICGHPAIIKGEKDFA from the coding sequence ATGGAAAAACAACGCCCCGATTTTATCTATCCCCCTGGCAGTATGTTAATGCACTCGCCCTTAGTGTTGAATAAAGCCGATATGTACGGTTTTTTTCTCAAGGGAAAACTCGCCAATCTGCAGCGCTCCATCGATAAAACGCTCAACCAAGTTGCCGGAAGCGTCATGTACTTTAAAGTGCTGTCGCCCTATGTACTGACAACCTTTACCCAAATCGAGAAAGCCTATTCAGAGCACCCGACCGACAGGGCCAAAGGTTGGATCCAAGAAACCGACATCATCACTTGGGTCATGGTCGGTCGCCAAGACAATAGCAACAGCGCATCCATCAGCCATGTGTATTTTCAGCCGCTGCACATTTGGGTAAATGATGCGATGGCCCTGATCAATGGCCGCGAGTTGTTCGGTTATCCCAAGTATTTGTGTGAATACACTATGCCCGCGGTCGGGGAGCCATTAACTCGCCTCTCCTTGGCAACAAAGAGCTTCTTACACTTTAGCCCTGACACTGAACTTGCCATGCACCCGCTGATTGAGGTGAATTGCAATGCTAAGCCCGAGGCGCAGCTCACCACGCTAGAAGCCATAGCCCAAACCTGGCAGCTCTTTAAAGAACAAACGGATTTTATTCCAGAGCTGGATAAGCTAGGTGAGGAGCAACTGTTTCACTTGCTGTTTAAGCCCGCTATCGACCAAGTGTTTTTAAAGCAGTTTCCGGATGCGTCAGGCCAAAAAGCGGTTTATCAGGCGATTACGGCGGCGCCCGCACAGGTCAACAAAGTGCACAGTGTTGCCCTGCTGGAAAATGACTTTGTCGCCACCATTTTTGATAATGCCAGTTTCCCACTCAAAGAGACCCTAGGCGTCGAGGTTGGCGAGCAGCATGTATTACTGCCCTACCATGTGAACTTTGACTTTGAAGTACCACCTGGCGAAGTGCTGGTCGATAACTCTGAAATCAAAAAACAAAAAATTGCCATTCTCGGCGGAGGTGTCGCCGCCATGACCGCCGCCTGTTATCTCACCGACAGACCCGGTTGGCAGAACCAATATGAAATTGATGTTTATCAATTAGGCTGGCGAATCGGCGGCAAGGGCGCAAGTGGCCGTAATGCCGCTATGGGACAACGGATTGAAGAGCATGGCCTGCATATCTGGTTTGGTTTTTACCAGAATGCCTGCGCCTTGATGCGTAAAGCCTATGAAGAATTAGACCGCCCGCCCGAAGCGCCACTGGCGACCTTCTTCGATGCCTTTAAACCCCATAATTTTATTGTGCTTCAGGAAGAAATTAATGGCCGCTCCGTTAGCTGGCCAATCACCTTCCCCACACTCCCAGGGATCCCTGGAGATGGCACCGAAACCTTAACCTTCTGGAAGGTAGTTAAGGCCGCCTTTGCTTGGATAAAAAAATGGCTAAAGGACATGGACTCCCTGCTGGAAGCCGATGAAAAAGCCATGGCGACACCGAAAAACTGGCTCGATATCAGCTGGTTTGAACGGCTGAAGGATAAGTTAGAGGATTCGGTCGATGATGCGATGGAATCCCTAGACGCCCTAGGTGACAAGCTCGAATGCCATTTTAATCAAATGATTGGCCGCGAATGCGATGAGCATGTTCACAGCGAGAGTGACGATGGTTTGGTCGAATCAGCCGTCGATGCCCTGCACCAAAGGTTGGTTAAGCGCTTTAGCGACCATTTAGACACTAACGATGAGTTACGCCATTTGTATATTGCCGTCGACTTAGGCTTAAGCATCTTAAAAGGAATGTTTGCCGATGATGTGTTTGAAAAGGGCTTCGATGCCATCAACGACTATGATTACCGCGAATGGCTAACTAAACACGGCGCCAGCCAACAATACACGGTCGACAGCGCGCCGGTACGCGGTTTTTATGATCTGGTGTTTGCCTACGAAAAAGGCAACTTCGACAAACCCAATGTCGAAGCGGGGACTATCATCCGCTCCATGTTGCGTATCGCCCTGTGTTATCAAGGCGGAGTTATGTGGAAAATGCAGGCGGGTATGGGCGATGTGGTCTTTACCCCCTACTATGAAGTGCTGAAACGGCGCGGCGTTAATTTCCACTTCTTCAATCGGGTTGATAATTTAGAATGTCGCGACAACAGCATTCAAGCGATTGAAATCACTGAGCAAGTCGCACTGGCACCGTCGGTTAAAGACTACAATCCACTCGTGGATGTCAAAGGCTTAGCCTGCTGGCCCAGCACGCCCAATTACGACCAGCTAGAGCCTGATCAAGCCGCATTGCTAAAAGCCCATGATATTAATCTTGAGCACTTCTGGAGCGATTGGGACAATCTGTACGAGGCGCAATTTGGTCAGGCACTACCGAAAAAACGTCTGCAAAAAGGCGTGGACTTCGACAAAGTGATTTTTGGTCTGTCATTAGGATCGGTCCCCCATGTGGCGAGCGAGGTTATGGCGCAGAGTCCGGCGCTCAAAACCTGTGTCGATAAAGTGCAGACAGTCGCAACCCAAGCCTATCAACTGTTGATGAATCAAGATCTTAATGGTATAGGTTGGCCCAATTATTCAGAGGATGACGAACAGCCCGTCTTATCAGGCTTTACCGAGCCCTTCGATACGTGGGCATCGATGGACCAATTGCTCGATAAAGAAGACTGGCGGGGCATAGAGCCAAAAAATGCCAGCTATTTCTGCTCGGCGTTGCCTGTGGATGCTTATCCTCCGCGCACGGATATTGGTTTTCAACAGCGCAAAACCGCCGAAGCCAAGGCTGGCGCCATCAATCAACTCAATACGGAAATTCATAAGCTGTGGCAGCAGGTTGGCGACAGCTTCCCCTGGGAATGGTTGCACGATGAACAGCAGCGCCAAGGCGAGGCGCGATTCGATAGTCAATATTGGCGCGCCAATGTGGATCCTTCCGAGCGTTATGTCTTGTCAGTGAAAGGCAGCTCTCAATATCGGATCACCACGGATGGTACAGGTATCGACAATCTGTATATGACGGGAGATTGGATTAAAACCGGGCTCAACGCTGGTTGTGTGGAGGCAGCAACGATGGCGGGTATGCATACTGCCAAAGCCATCTGCGGACATCCGGCCATTATCAAAGGCGAAAAGGACTTCGCCTAA